From a region of the Alnus glutinosa chromosome 1, dhAlnGlut1.1, whole genome shotgun sequence genome:
- the LOC133878019 gene encoding probable potassium transporter 17 isoform X5 — protein sequence MNIGILSSKRASTNSSSLSHSMDEVTKKQSKLRFFFESSGVARRVLLFVAILGMCMLIGDGILTPAISVLSAMDGLRAPFPSVSKSLVEALSATVLVVLFLLQKFGTSRVSFLFSPIMGMWTLTIPLVGIYSIIHHYPTIFKALSPHYIIHFFLRNGKEGWLLLGGTVLCITGSEALFADLGHFNRSSIQIAFLFTIYPSLVLTYAGQTAYLIKYPNDHDDGFYKFIPTAVYWPIFIIATSAAIVASQSLISATFSVIKQSVVLDYFPRVKVVHTSRSKEGEVYSPEVNYILMILCVAVILIFGDGKDIGNAFGVVVSLVMLITTILLTLVMIIIWRTPWGLVALYFFVFFVMEGVYVSAVCTKIHEGGWIPFAISFILALIMFGWFYGRQRKIEYELTHKTTLDRLGMLLSDPSVQRVPGMCFFYTNIQDGLTPVVGHYIKNMKSLHEVTIFTTLRYSLVPKVAPHERIVIKKLGLKGVYGCVVQYGYADSLNLDGDVFVGQVADSLQVHIQDCSDGLPSSLVDIQEEISDLEQAKQAGVVHVRGKTRFYIGKSCSWLDRIMLPFYELLHNNCRSALPALGVPLPQRIEVGMLYEA from the exons ATGAATATTGGAATCCTTTCTTCAAAACGTGCAAGTACAAACTCCTCAAGCCTTTCGCACTCAATGGATGAGGTTACCAAAAAGCAAAGCAAGCTCCGATTTTTTTTCGAAAGCAGTGGAGTTGCTAGAAGGGTATTGCTTTTTGTTGCTATATTAGGCATGTGCATGCTTATTGGTGATGGTATACTTACGCCTGCAATCTCAG TGTTATCAGCAATGGATGGACTAAGAGCACCTTTTCCTTCTGTGAGCAAAT CTCTGGTGGAGGCACTTTCTGCAACAGTATTAGTTGTTCTATTCCTGTTGCAAAAGTTCGGCACCAGTCGAGTGAGTTTCTTATTTTCCCCGATCATGGGTATGTGGACCTTGACTATCCCACTTGTTGGAATATATAGCATTATACATCATTATCCAACAATATTCAAGGCTTTATCGCCGCATTACATCATCCATTTCTTTTTGAGAAATGGAAAGGAAGGCTGGCTGTTGCTTGGTGGCACAGTCCTCTGCATCACAG GTTCTGAAGCACTGTTTGCAGATCTTGGTCATTTCAACCGGAGTTCCATTCAG ATAGCTTTCTTGTTTACAATCTATCCATCTTTGGTTCTGACATATGCGGGGCAGACTGCGTACTTGATCAAGTACCCAAACGATCATGATGATGGATTCTACAAGTTCATACCAACTGCAGTCTACTGGCCTATCTTTATCATAGCCACATCAGCTGCAATTGTTGCGAGCCAGTCGCTGATATCAGCCACATTTTCTGTAATCAAGCAATCTGTAGTTCTGGACTATTTTCCTCGAGTGAAGGTGGTACACACATCTCGTAGTAAAGAAGGCGAGGTTTACTCGCCAGAAGTGAACTACATTCTCATGATTCTTTGTGTTGCTGTCATTCTCATCTTCGGAGATGGAAAAGATATTGGAAATGCTTTTG GTGTCGTCGTCAGTCTGGTCATGCTCATCACCACTATATTACTGACCCTTGTGATGATCATAATATGGAGAACTCCTTGGGGGCTTGTTGCTCTTTatttctttgtgttttttgtgATGGAAGGTGTTTACGTAAGTGCAGTCTGCACTAAAATCCATGAAGGTGGATGGATTCCTTTTGCCATATCCTTTATCCTTGCCCTCATTATGTTTGGCTGGTTTTACGGGAGACAGAGAAAGATAGAATATGAGTTGACTCACAAGACAACTTTGGACAGACTTGGAATGCTTCTATCTGACCCTAGTGTTCAAAGGGTTCCTGGAATGTGCTTCTTTTACACCAACATCCAAGATGGGCTCACTCCTGTTGTTGGACACTACATAAAAAACATGAAATCGCTTCATGAGGTTACTATATTCACAACTCTTCGATACTCATTGGTTCCTAAGGTTGCTCCACATGAGAGGATTGTCATCAAGAAACTGGGCCTAAAAGGGGTTTATGGGTGTGTGGTTCAGTACGGCTATGCAGATTCCTTAAATCTTGATGGAGATGTTTTTGTAGGACAAGTTGCGGATAGCTTGCAAGTGCATATACAGGATTGCTCAGACGGTCTACCATCTAGTCTCGTGGATATCCAAGAAGAGATTTCTGATTTGGAACAAGCAAAGCAGGCTGGTGTGGTTCATGTCAGAGGGAAGACGAGATTTTATATTGGCAAGAGCTGTAGCTGGCTTGATAGAATCATGCTTCCATTTTATGAACTCCTGCACAACAATTGTCGGTCTGCCCTGCCTGCTCTGGGGGTACCACTACCGCAGCGTATTGAGGTCGGAATGCTTTATGAGGCTTGA
- the LOC133878019 gene encoding probable potassium transporter 17 isoform X4, which produces MQEDVPLLKEFMKGSSVPQLNDGMTTNQCVNEVSSIKLLEVQKPALTTILNEGGTFALYSLLCRHMNIGILSSKRASTNSSSLSHSMDEVTKKQSKLRFFFESSGVARRVLLFVAILGMCMLIGDGILTPAISVLSAMDGLRAPFPSVSKSLVEALSATVLVVLFLLQKFGTSRVSFLFSPIMGMWTLTIPLVGIYSIIHHYPTIFKALSPHYIIHFFLRNGKEGWLLLGGTVLCITGSEALFADLGHFNRSSIQIAFLFTIYPSLVLTYAGQTAYLIKYPNDHDDGFYKFIPTAVYWPIFIIATSAAIVASQSLISATFSVIKQSVVLDYFPRVKVVHTSRSKEGEVYSPEVNYILMILCVAVILIFGDGKDIGNAFGVVVSLVMLITTILLTLVMIIIWRTPWGLVALYFFVFFVMEGVYVSAVCTKIHEGGWIPFAISFILALIMFGWFYGRQRKIEYELTHKTTLDRLGMLLSDPSVQRVPGMCFFYTNIQDGLTPVVGHYIKNMKSLHEVTIFTTLRYSLVPKVAPHERIVIKKLGLKGVYGCVVQYGYADSLNLDGDVFVGQVADSLQVHIQDCSDGLPSSLVDIQEEISDLEQAKQAGVVHVRGKTRFYIGKSCSWLDRIMLPFYELLHNNCRSALPALGVPLPQRIEVGMLYEA; this is translated from the exons ATGCAAGAAGATGTGCCCTTATTAAAAGAATTCATGAAGGGGAGCTCGGTGCCACAATTAAATGACGGTATGACAACCAATCAATGTGTTAATGAGGTGTCATCAATTAAACTATTAGAAGTGCAGAAGCCAGCTTTGACTACGATTCTCAATGAAG GTGGAACATTTGCCTTATATTCATTACTTTGTAGGCATATGAATATTGGAATCCTTTCTTCAAAACGTGCAAGTACAAACTCCTCAAGCCTTTCGCACTCAATGGATGAGGTTACCAAAAAGCAAAGCAAGCTCCGATTTTTTTTCGAAAGCAGTGGAGTTGCTAGAAGGGTATTGCTTTTTGTTGCTATATTAGGCATGTGCATGCTTATTGGTGATGGTATACTTACGCCTGCAATCTCAG TGTTATCAGCAATGGATGGACTAAGAGCACCTTTTCCTTCTGTGAGCAAAT CTCTGGTGGAGGCACTTTCTGCAACAGTATTAGTTGTTCTATTCCTGTTGCAAAAGTTCGGCACCAGTCGAGTGAGTTTCTTATTTTCCCCGATCATGGGTATGTGGACCTTGACTATCCCACTTGTTGGAATATATAGCATTATACATCATTATCCAACAATATTCAAGGCTTTATCGCCGCATTACATCATCCATTTCTTTTTGAGAAATGGAAAGGAAGGCTGGCTGTTGCTTGGTGGCACAGTCCTCTGCATCACAG GTTCTGAAGCACTGTTTGCAGATCTTGGTCATTTCAACCGGAGTTCCATTCAG ATAGCTTTCTTGTTTACAATCTATCCATCTTTGGTTCTGACATATGCGGGGCAGACTGCGTACTTGATCAAGTACCCAAACGATCATGATGATGGATTCTACAAGTTCATACCAACTGCAGTCTACTGGCCTATCTTTATCATAGCCACATCAGCTGCAATTGTTGCGAGCCAGTCGCTGATATCAGCCACATTTTCTGTAATCAAGCAATCTGTAGTTCTGGACTATTTTCCTCGAGTGAAGGTGGTACACACATCTCGTAGTAAAGAAGGCGAGGTTTACTCGCCAGAAGTGAACTACATTCTCATGATTCTTTGTGTTGCTGTCATTCTCATCTTCGGAGATGGAAAAGATATTGGAAATGCTTTTG GTGTCGTCGTCAGTCTGGTCATGCTCATCACCACTATATTACTGACCCTTGTGATGATCATAATATGGAGAACTCCTTGGGGGCTTGTTGCTCTTTatttctttgtgttttttgtgATGGAAGGTGTTTACGTAAGTGCAGTCTGCACTAAAATCCATGAAGGTGGATGGATTCCTTTTGCCATATCCTTTATCCTTGCCCTCATTATGTTTGGCTGGTTTTACGGGAGACAGAGAAAGATAGAATATGAGTTGACTCACAAGACAACTTTGGACAGACTTGGAATGCTTCTATCTGACCCTAGTGTTCAAAGGGTTCCTGGAATGTGCTTCTTTTACACCAACATCCAAGATGGGCTCACTCCTGTTGTTGGACACTACATAAAAAACATGAAATCGCTTCATGAGGTTACTATATTCACAACTCTTCGATACTCATTGGTTCCTAAGGTTGCTCCACATGAGAGGATTGTCATCAAGAAACTGGGCCTAAAAGGGGTTTATGGGTGTGTGGTTCAGTACGGCTATGCAGATTCCTTAAATCTTGATGGAGATGTTTTTGTAGGACAAGTTGCGGATAGCTTGCAAGTGCATATACAGGATTGCTCAGACGGTCTACCATCTAGTCTCGTGGATATCCAAGAAGAGATTTCTGATTTGGAACAAGCAAAGCAGGCTGGTGTGGTTCATGTCAGAGGGAAGACGAGATTTTATATTGGCAAGAGCTGTAGCTGGCTTGATAGAATCATGCTTCCATTTTATGAACTCCTGCACAACAATTGTCGGTCTGCCCTGCCTGCTCTGGGGGTACCACTACCGCAGCGTATTGAGGTCGGAATGCTTTATGAGGCTTGA